DNA sequence from the Candidatus Eisenbacteria bacterium genome:
GGATGGCAAAGGATAAATTCACACTAAAAAGTATGAATTAAAATTTACGCGCGCGGATCAGCGCAGATGCTGCAATCCCAAATCGGTAGCGGGGACCATCTACGCAGTTCAAATGAGGATTGGCGCGGGAGGCGGAGATCATTCGAATGGCGTTTGACCGGTGGGGGACATCACTGCGAGGCTATTTTAGACGGCGTTGCAGCATAAGCAAGCAAGGATCGACGGTTCGGGGTGAGTCGTGAGGCCATGGCCTTCACCCACCGCTCAATGAGGTTGATTCTCGTTGACCGAAGCCGTTGCTCGGGGGAGGGGCGTGTCAACGATATGCTGGCGATTATGCGGCTTTCCTTCACCCATGAGCAATACCTGGACATGTTTGCGGCCTGCAACACGCGCTGGCGGCCTGCGGTATTGCCGCCTTCGTAATTGGGATCCGGGCGGATCTTGCCCTTCCGCCGGGGCATACGTTGTTGTTACTCTGCATTCTCACACCGGATTCAGAGCCATGGGAGTGAACCCGTCATGATTCGCGCGGTTGGATTTGCGATTTTCGCAGCGGCCCTCTTTGGGGCGGCAACTCCCGCCAGCAAGATGTTGCTCTCGGGGCTGACCCCCTTTCAGTTGGCGGGATTGCTCTACCTCGGCGCGGCGATCGGCGTCGCACCGACGGCCGGGAGAAGCGGGGGTATCCGATTGCCGGCCCGAAGCGACCGGCGCAATCGGCTTCGCCTGCTCGGCGCCGTTGTGGCCGGTGGCATCTGCGGACCGGTCCTGCTCCTGCTTGGACTGCACCTGGCGATGGCCGCCTCCGTCTCTCTCTGGTTGAACTTCGAGCTCGCCGCTACCGCACTCATCGGCGTGGTCATCTTCCGCGACCAACTCAGCCTGTCAGGCTGGGGCGGCGTCCTTTGCGCCTTCGGCGGGGCGCTGCTGCTGTCCCTTCCGAGCGGGACAAGCGGACTCCTGGCTGGCGGGCTCGTACTGCTCGGCTGCCTATGCTGGGGCGTGGACAATCATCTGACGGCGCTCATCGACGGGATCACACCGAGTCAAAGCACATTTTGGAAGGGGCTCGCGGCCGGCACCGCCAACCTGGCGATCGGTATACTCATGGCGCCCTTTCATGCCGGATTACTCCAGGTGCTCGCCGCGCTTTTTGTCGGGGCATGGGCCTACGGCGCAAGTATCACCTTATACATTTCTTCGGCCCAGGTCATCGGCGCCACGCGCGCCCAGATCGCCTTTGCCTCCGCACCGTTCTTCGGCGTGCTCCTCTCCGTGCTGCTGCTGGGCGAATCGCTGGGGTTCATTCATCTTGGATCGGTGCTGCTCTTTATTCTCGGCATCGGGCTGCTCACATTCGACCGCCATGAACACCGCCACGAACATGAAGCGATGGAGCACGAGCATGCGCATCGGCACGATGACGAACATCACGATCACGAGCATCCGAAACTGCCGGAATCGGAGCGGCATTCACACCGGCACCGGCACAGGGCCGGGGCGCATTCCCATCCGCATTGGCCTGATCTTCATCATC
Encoded proteins:
- a CDS encoding DMT family transporter, yielding MIRAVGFAIFAAALFGAATPASKMLLSGLTPFQLAGLLYLGAAIGVAPTAGRSGGIRLPARSDRRNRLRLLGAVVAGGICGPVLLLLGLHLAMAASVSLWLNFELAATALIGVVIFRDQLSLSGWGGVLCAFGGALLLSLPSGTSGLLAGGLVLLGCLCWGVDNHLTALIDGITPSQSTFWKGLAAGTANLAIGILMAPFHAGLLQVLAALFVGAWAYGASITLYISSAQVIGATRAQIAFASAPFFGVLLSVLLLGESLGFIHLGSVLLFILGIGLLTFDRHEHRHEHEAMEHEHAHRHDDEHHDHEHPKLPESERHSHRHRHRAGAHSHPHWPDLHHRHRHK